The sequence gtgtgttagcatgaatatgtatgtgttagtgtgtgtgtgtgttagcatgaatgtctaaGTGCATGTGAGGGAGTGTGTTTGTCAGAGTGAGTGTTAGGTTGTGTTATTGTAACGGTGTGTGTTTGCgtgagtatgtttgtgtaagtgtgtgaaatatgtgtgccagtgcatgcGTTAGTTACCTGGggtcacttggctttacctgtccccaggggccagaaggtgccagcccaaCCCTGGCTCAGAACCTAttagaataaataatacttCACATTATGAAATgtcataaaacaattaaatggtTTGGCAACCAAAAATGACAGGCCgttaaattacatttagttTTGCTAATAGTGGCTACACTTCCCCTTTTTATGAGTCAGGATAACATGagattattttaaatgtcaccTGATTAGGGAATAAACACAATGGAGAAGAACGAAGATCACTTTAAGGCATTAACATACAGCTCGGTGCATCTTCAAACTACTGAACGAGTGATATGGTTACAAGACCAGAGGCATAAAGGGTAAGAAGTACAGAACAAACTGTTATACACAAGCGACAATGGAAAATCTCCTAGCAACAGAATGACATCATCTGCACCTGCTCCATAGAGACAATGATAACGCTCCTTCTCCTGCAGGTGGAATTATATGGTATCGTGAATACAAAGGCAgccacatattattattatcattattatttattgttttatgtagcgccatcatattccgtagcgctgtacaacgggtagacgggacatgacaagtagtatataacgtaCAATCCGGATCCATTGACCGCAATCCTACTGAACAGCGAGAAAAACGTTGTCATTATATCAACATATAACAGCTGTGCCTGGCTAGATCTACTGCCCAGGAACAATTATCAAAAAGTGATTCAGAAAATTGGTTTTCACCGTCACTTTGTAACTTTTATGTTTTCTCTGATTTCATTGATTTACGTTTTGATCACACTGTCGTTTTATAGAATACTTTATTGTATTGCACTGTATCATTGCACACgtctgtaaaagaaaaagaagaatatatatatcaatttataaagatgtccataaatacaatgtttgttttgttgcacTGGAGAACTGGACTAAGTCTAACACAGGTAAATCAGCCCCATAGGGTCATCTATGCATTATGATCCTTGATCAACGGGACATAAGGTCGTTGATTTGTATCTCTAATAAGTATTAATGATCTGgtctataaatattatttgtgaATATACAGTGCCTCCGCTGTGTACTGATATTAATGGGGTATGTAGTGATAGCCATGACTACTAAAGTAGGAAGTAGCTGCGCAGAAAAAGCTTTATCtgctaaggaaaaaaaacccactcatcattcattacatattttaaacCCATTGCATATTATAAGCCCattcaggcccagactggctaTTGGGCAAATGCCAGTTGGGCCAGTGGCCGACAGTGCCACTAGAGCGGCAGATCATGTCTTGCATTTGTGGTTGCGAGGCtgtgaccttaaagtgccagggccacttagtcatccccagtGTGGCCGTGAACCCATTACCCATATACCCGATAGATATAGAGCTGCATCATATTACCCATATACCCCATGTTACCCATGTACCCCATGTGTGGCTCTATGACAAAAACTAAATGTATGTTAGAAGGCCCAGTCAAGTTTTATGACATAATATATATCTGTTGCTAAATAGTCCAGGCATGGAGAAAAGAGGACtatagaatatttaaataatgcttatattaaagtaatttttttatatatttataaaatccatTGAAACACAGACgtaaatagaaatatagaatgttgcggcagatcggccccatctacTCGCCAATTTTTCCAGCTCagacttagaccttaatcagtcgttggtctcgtcttagatttcgGAGCCATAaaaacctctaccacctctgctgggatgctgtttcacttatctaccacccttatctctgtaaagtaaaacaccTTTTCATTACATCGaagcctctggccctctagttttagattacacATCTTAGTGAATCAAGTAACTTCCCTCCTCTATATAAGCAGAAGCAAAAATAGATCTTTATTTTTAGATCTGCTTTATTGAATTTTTAAACAGAATGTATTtcttaaaattaattatatgaCAGGCTCCCTTTCCACACTTAAAATAAATGGACttgaaaacatttatacagAACGAATATGTCAGCCTGCCCTCTATCACTCTCTCTAGGTCATATAATGATACAATAAAGCGAATTCGGTGGAACAGCCTtgatatgtttataaataatgttgATACATTGTAACCAGCAGCGTGACGTCACCAGCCAGCTCTATAGCGAACTCCATTGAGTCGGTGTCCCCGCCCCTGTCTGCTGTCACTGCCGGCTGCTGCCCTCTGCTGCCCCCTGGTGTCCGTCTTCGGGACAACGCGATGACTGCACAGTTCACATAACACACCGGCTGATCGGGGGCCGCCATGGGCTGCGAGGATCGGGAGAACAGCGAGGAGGACCCGGAGCTGGGAGATCTGGGGGAGCTGAGCAGGACCCCCGAGACAGAGGAGAGGGGCTTTACTAGAAAAACCTGGTGGGACGGCGAAAACGAGCAGCCAGGAGACCATGAGGAGCTGGATAACCCCTTCACCCCTGACTGTCCCCAATCAAGTGGCAACCAGGGCAGGATCTGCTGCCCCCAcctccactgtgcccccctgattgTGACAGATGACCAAACAGGTAAGAGACATATCCTGGCAATGGCTATTTATAAACACTGACACTGTTATTAATACCTTACCCTTAAAGCTAAGTCAAAGATGGGGGGGTTATCCAGCTTGcctggcacacaaagggttaaagtatCTTTGTCAATGAACTCATCACTATACAAGGTAGACACACTTATCCAGGCTAGGacactaaatttaaaaaataacacaaaactttAGATAACCCCTTCTGTGCCAGAGGTGGGCATAGGTCTCCTTGTATACACCTCGGCACATTGGGCACATTCttctgcaaagggttaaatatatggTTCTGAACATTGGGCAGTGATGAAATAGTTAGCCTGGTCAGAGTGGCAATACTAGCAGCTGTATCGgggatgaaggggttaagtgctTGTGCCAGGCATTAGTCAAAATACTGTCTGTGTACCATGATGCCAAGGACAGTGCTGAGTGCAGTCTGCCAAGGCTAACCTTCTTGTGCCTTCCTTTACTGGCCACTTCAGAACATGTCCCTAACTTCATGGTGTATGATGTAATCATCACGAAAACCATTGATTTAAAGCCGGGTTctgcctaaaaaaaaattaagttttggTTCCAAGCTGTCTTCCATGTGCATTTGAGGGCAGATGATTCTAGTATCAAAAGATACCTCCGGGGTTATTGTCCTTTGGTTCTTGAATGTCTTATTTCACAAATGACACATAATTCAAGCTGTACCAAGTACCATTTGTACCAAGTACCCACTTGTGTAACTGAACAGGGGCAACTAGGAGCTGATAAGCTCGGGTACTGAAAGTCTAGGTGCGATCCATCCTGTTCTTTACGCATATGAGCCAAGGgaagaaagtgaaaaaaagaagatgttAAATCTCTGAAGTCAGCGAAAAATTAGTTAACTGTATCCTAGGTACAGGGACTTGAGCAAGCAATACAGGGTACATGGACCTGAGCAAGCAGTACAGGATATATGGACCTGAGCAAGCAGTACAGGATATATGGACGCGAGCAAGCAATATAGGGTACAGGGACCTGTGCAAGCAATACATGGCAATATAGGGTACAGTGACCTGAGCCAACAATATACCCTATGGGTCTGATAAAGTAGTACATTTTACAGGGACATGAGCATGCAGTGCAGGGTATGTGGACCTGAGCAAGCAATACAGGGTACAGGGAACTGAGCAAGCAATACATGGCAATATAGGGTACAGTGACCTGAGCCAGCAGTACAGGGTGTAGGGCCCTAAGCAAGCAGTACCTGAGCCAGTAGTACAGGGGCCTGAGCTCACAGTATAGGGTGTAGGGGCCTAAGAACCCAGTACAGGGTATAGGGACCTGAGCCAGCAGCACACAGTACAGGGCAGTGTACACTGCTGACACCTCTGTATTTGTAAAAGAACACACCTTGGGGAGGTAGTACGGATGCCCGCAGCTAATGCAATTATCTCAGGATGACTTTGCACAAATGGAGCTTATGCAATAATAATGGGAGCCAGATGGAGGAAATTTAAGGTGACTTTTAGGTAATATCCGTctgattccatctgaagaagagacgcCCGAGGCCctaaaagcttatgtaactttacatattgttacaaaaaaaaggcaccatggatatgtgtgtttaaaataatatcGGCAATGACATGCTGTTAATAATAGCGTTCCTGCCATCCAAAGAACACTTTGTAGAGTAAAACATTTGTCTGTACATTGAGTGACACAATCTGCTAGATAAAGTGTATTATTGTCTATTATTACATGTGCTAGCATAATGTATAGGTCAAAATGTATCTACTTCGAAGCAGACCTTTTTACTTACACATTGTTGAATGGCACATGTCTTGCCGTGATTGGAAATTGTTGTATGATGTGACCCATACATCGAAATAACAAAGATTTTATGtgaaaatgtaacactttttgttttaaaccaaTTTCCGTGGCAACTGTACGTGGGCAGAATGTAAGCACAGTCTCCACGGTGTCACCTGAATGCAAGCAGGGACATCAACGCTGGACAATAGAGGTGGTTATGTTCACCGTGGGGTCTATTCTCTAAAGACATACTTGGAAGCTCTCTGgatttgacccggagtctccgggtgaagggATGCTTCCCGGGGTCTCTGGGCCGCCCTCCCATTTCTCCAAGCAGGGCAGTTTGCCTACTACCTCCAGACAGACAAGATATTGAGCTCTCTAACATGGTAAGCGGTTCAACTTAGCAGATCTAAGTGGAACAAGAACCTTTGATATCAATGAATTGCAGTGTAAACATCAGACCTATGAGTAAAGCTGTAAAAACCCGAACAGACCTCTTATCTGTCATCTAAAACGGTGCTGTGTTTAACGTCACATCGCGGCTGTTCAAGGAAGCACTAAAGatgtttttaaaaggaaaactgcAGTTTGCTGAACAGGAGCTGTTTAACCTCTTCATGTTATGCGATGATTACACCCTGGCACGCAACCTGAGCTTTATATTAAAGGGACCGTACTTACCTGAGGTACACGCTGCagtgctgcagctgccctcctccatggtctggtGATTCTTGCCAATGGGAGTGTCATCCGCGCATGCTTATTGGGGCCCGTAGGTATATTCTGTGCAAGGAGATGTCTTTCTATCCAAACACATCTAcggcatggaaaatagctggtggGGTAATGCATATGCTTTAGAATCCCCCCCCATGCACTTGCAAAAAGGGACACAATGGAAATTTTATGGGATTTCACCAGTGATGTATAAACCTGTGGGGTCACTCTAGGCCCGTCCTAGGGCACTGGTCCCACTGGCCACCGTGTGCGTTCGGGGTTTCAGACACAATAAAAGATGCTGTACACCTTTAAAGAAACGGAGTGACacggtatgacatcataacctcgCGCGcggtgtcttaaaggcacacagcgccttttaatgaagtctatggaggccgTTACTGATCCAGCACAGCGTCCATAGCATGGGCCGGCTGGAGAGATCAAATATCTCTCCTTTAAATTACCCATTGTGCAGTGCAACCCCCCAAGCCCCCCCGCCCCCGGTTTTGTACATAGGGACTGCTCCTGCCCCTGGACCGGCCCTGGACATCACTGGACCTCACAGCTATTCTATGCATTATGATGGAGTGTCACTTTAAGTGGGTTTTCTTTACTCGGACTTCTGCCTGATAAGGACTCACATTCGTAGTAAAGGGTTCAAGGTGCCGTAGACCAAAGGGAGGTCACCTTAGATCATCGGGAGCGAAAGCGGAGCAGAGATCAATAATAAGATAAAGAAGGAGTCATACGTTCTGTGTAAGCAGACTTTGCTTTATTCCTAGAGCCACCGGCTAGAAACCAGAGGCATAGAAAGGGAAAAGGGGTGGAATAAGTAAACCTATCCCAGGCTGGGAAGTCTGTTTTATTAAAGGTGCGTAGGCAGGGCTGCGGCTTGACTCCGGAGATAAGGTGTTATTGGGTACGAAAGACGTAATGTACGTACTCCACCAATCCGTCCTTTCTCTCTGTTTACACACCTCTTCCAAAAAGTCCATAATTCCCTCCAACCCGGAGTGTTCGAGCGTAACCTTCATTCTGTGCTTATCTAATCATACATCATACCTAAATAGTACAAACACTCTTACATCATAATGATCCTACGTCAGTAAGGAAAAGAtcccatgtatctactacccttttcTCAAAGTACCCCCTTAGTCTTCTTGTATAACTGTATGTTACATGACATCTGTTCTTCGTTCTCTATGACAATTCTTCACGCTCCCTCCTTGGCATTGAAACCTCAAGGTCTTCTGCTCTCGAGACATTCTGATGGTCTTTGTAGCCACCAGGAGGCTGGTGCTGGAAACGCAGAACCTTTACATTTAGTGCTCATTTAAGGAAATGactgttaaaaaaatgacacaaggaaattgatgtaaaaaaaacgaTACTTTATGTAAATAAAGCTGTGGTCAGTAGGCGTGTGACTAATGAGAATTTGAGGAAATAACCGTTCAGAATGCCGATACACTGGGGATAGGCAAAAGGAGTCATTCTACGTCTGGAAGCTCCAAGGCTCTACATCTCATGTCTCTGCAGTCATGCAGTACAAGCCAAGGTGTTAACTCCTTGCTGAAAGACAGCTTAGATTAGATCCTATTTTCGGGTGTCTGCTTAAGGGGGggacatttacataaaaacacaatatgaTGGCGGAGAACCAGTTGGTCTACTCGATCCGCCTATATTCTTACTCTCGAAAGACCTCAAGTATATTTGATCCTtcgtcttgtcttagattcaggaaagcTATATGAcgatccaatgcatgtttacattccctcactataCTATACTGTACTCACTATACTCACTATACATACCctcactctaccacttctgaagGGAGGATGTTCTTATGTTCTCTTCCTTCTTGTACTTTGTTGCATCCCTTTTTggattaaaatgtttctgtctGTATTGACAAAGGCTTGAGTGCACTCGAGGGATAACAAACAGTGACTGTTCTCTTTAGATGTTCTGTTGCTCATGAGGAGAACTTGGATGGGTCCCACCACACCTGGGACCCTTCTACAAATGACCACATCCTCCTCTAAAGGTCACCCTCTGATACTAATACTATTACCTCCGGCCATAGAGAGGTTCCTTCTGcagaagagacctccgaggtcccaAAAACCTATGTGACTCAAACCCTTTTTCCATATTGGCCCAATTAATGGTGCCACCTTCTACTAAAGACTCCAATGATAATTTAATGAAGCTTTATTTAATGAGACACCGTTGGAATTCCCAATTGGTGAATGTTGCCAGCGGTGGTACTGATCTTAAAGTCACTGATACATGTTCTTTACTGAGACTTATGTGTGtgatttatgtgactttgtgacctttTCATAACTGTTTATATAGTTGTGTAACCCAATCgttcaatgtattttatgtggatAATTTTGAACTGTGAGCTACTAGAAATGGGTAAcattaaaagagaaaaacaggGGAGATGGAATGTGGGTGCTAAAAAGTGAATGTCTTTTTGTAAGGTATGATGTTTATACCCACATGGCCCTTAGGGtatgtgattaaccccttaacaccTACTATTTCTTTAATACAGCCATTTCACTTCTGGGATCGATCTGCAATAACTGCCCACCACATATTACCTGCTTTACCTTTGACAGGGGATCTCTCTTCATGGTATATCACAAGTATATCTATAGGGTATATCCCACCAGACCGCAGCCACCAGACCCTGTTCCAGGGTTTCCAACCTTTATGGTCACcaattatgtttgttttgtgtctgcAGGTTATATTGGGGGGCATTGTATCCGTATATTACAGTTGATTACTACAGAAATGAACTCTGaatgtaatacttttttttttatttaagggaAGAAGGAATGTAAGTGTCCGGGTCTCGGCATCTTCTACACCATCCTGTCTGCCCTCTTCTTCTCGTCCAGCTCGCTCCTGGTGAAGAAGATCGAAGACTTGCACTCAGTGGAAATAAGTGCCATCCGGTGCATTTTCCAAATGCTTTTTGTTCTTCctggtttaatttattttaagtaagtcaAAAACCGGTTCAGAAGAAGTCTGTTACGATCTACATCATTATTCATCCCCATTCCATTAGATATCACCTATTGtttagttgctgattgttgttgattggttccgGCAGCCTTGGTAAGGATGAAGCAAAAGGAAGAAGGTGGCAATTTAAGGAGATTAATTACGCTATGGCGTGCATGAACGGACATAACGCCATGATAAGAAATTGATTAGATGATGCTAGTTTTGCCAAACAAAACCCATAAGCTATTGGTAGTTTCAGTAAATTAAGACAGCATGGAATCCTTTAATTGCACTTTTTCTGGATAGCTTTTGGTTATCTGTAACAGTTCAGatgcaacattttaaaagtgGTCACCATAGAAACAAATGGAATATTCGTAGCGTTGTCATCAAATTGTGAGTAATGGAACTTATACCTTTAATCTCATGGTTCTTAAAGGAGATATTTTTTCATCCAGAGGATATACGCTGGACCTGTAGTCATAGCGTGAAGTATCGGTGCAGAAGAACTCAGGggttattgtttaaaataaacaaaacttaAAAGTAGCCATTTTGAACCAAGATACCCCTTTTCATAAGCATTATCTTAAATGATTGTTGTCATATTTTTTCTCTGATACAGGATTGGTTTTCTGGGCCCTAAGGATCAGAGGATTTACCTGTTTCTCAGAGGATTCCTCGGCTCCAGCGCCATGATCTTACTGTATTACGCGGTACAGTCGATGCCCCTCGCTGACGCCACCGTGATAACCTTCAGCAGTCCGGCCTTTACCTGCATTTTCGCCTGCATATTCCTGAAGGAGAAGTGCACCGTGTGGGATATTATTTTCATGGGCTTTACAATAACAGGAGTCATCCTCATAGCAAGGCCGCCATTTTTATTCGGGGAACGCATCGGGGGCTTCGAAGACGATTACTCAAACCACTTGAAGGGTACCATAGCCGCTGTGGCGAGTGCCGTAGGAGCTGCGTTAACGCTAGTCGTCCTGAGAAAAATGGGGAAGTCTGTACATTACCTGCTCTCCATATGGTATTATGCCGTCATTGGCCTAATTGAGTGTGTGATTGCCCTCTTCGCCCTTGGGGAATGGAGTTTGCCCTCTTGCGGAGTAGACAGGTGGCTTCTGGTTTGCATCGGCATGTTGGGCTTGGGAGGACAGATTTTTCTCGTGAAAGCGTTACAGATTGAGAAAGCCGGGCCGGTGTCTATCATGAGGACAATGGATGTCGTCTTCGCCTTCATATTTCAGGCTCTGTTTCTCAATCGCAACCCGACACTGTGGACAATTGGCGGGGCTTTGTGCGTCGTCGCAAGCACCGCCGGCACAGCAATAATTAAGTGGTATAAAAGcgtaaagaaagcaaaacagagTGAGCTGTAGTCCAATTATTTAATATCTATTAGGTATACGAGTCAAAAAAATTAGAAGCACATTCTaccagaaatataaaaaaaaaaaaaaaaaatcaaaaatgttTTCCAATTTTTGGGGACGGGCATTTAGAATTTTGAAGGGACTGGAAACCATTACATTTCTATTTTAGTATAATAGAGTTTATAGTATTTTTAAGCCCCAACTGTGCTCAGGAGGCGAGTTGGTCAACAATCATGTTTATGTTAACTATAACATTTTTGAATTTTCAAAGAATATTTTGGGCATTAAAAAAGTTTCTCACTGAGCGCAAAAAGTATTTCCTTGCGTTTGCATTTAGGGATAAGTAATGGTGACCATTCAGCCTTTACATGATCAACCACTGGGCAACTCCATGGGGTTTTTTGTTGAGTTCCATGGGTATTTGAGCCCAAGAATGGTCAGAAAATCGCACTTAACATTtactgtaatataaaaaaaataacattttaaaatgttttgtgtatttcatatatttgaTACCCACTAGAATTGGTGTTAAATTCTGGACAGCATGTACCTTGAAGAGATTTACTTCTGTTTCCACTTATTTTCATGCAGGACAGACAggaatttgatgggacaggacccccccccaaaatgagACTGTCCcaggactgttggcaactatgagttaaaataatttttacctGTTCTCTAAATCTATATCTaaaacatattcttttttttagtacTGTACGTTTGAGAGGTTGAGAGCCGTGAAGGTCTATACTGTAACCACGCAGACCTCCGGTGGTTTTACAGCTGCCTAGGTCAGCCTGGGGACATCAGAGGGTCTCCCCGACCAAcctctgaccccccccctgCCTGCAAAAGGAGGACAATGGGGCAAATTCCCAGGGAGACAGTGCCCCAAGAATCATAACTGTCCCACAGATATGGTGCCTATACGTTTTACTCTCCACGGACAGCTATGTATAAATTGTATAAGCTCATGAGCCTATAATATagaattattcatttatttaagttAATTAAAGGGGTTTTGATATGGGGCCCATCAGATTGCATTTTGACTGCGCTTTTTAATGACATCACAACTTTTTTCGGGGCATAAAAGTGACAGTGAAATCCTATGACTTCAGCCTGTCGTTCCTTTCGGGCTCAGTAGTAGACTTATTTATTAACATGACTTCAtctcttaattgttttttttcctttaatccACTTTTTATGAGTTTCGGAGCTCATTTTGCGGGGCAAAAGTATCCTAAATATTAGAAGCCTTTACTCAGTtatgcttaaccctttcagcccTGCTCAGCACCTTGCTCACACGTTTATTCTCCTGGCGGAATTATATCAGCTATATAGAAAAGTAATCGATAATGGAAAATAGAATGTTTTGGCCGTCTCAGCTTTTCttctctgtatatatttttttaaatttttttattaatattaccccccccAGAGAAcctaaatatatggaaagagtCTCGAAAACCTGCTTTATCAGTGTGTCGAGGtcatataaatgcatttttaaggtCGACGTCAGTCTTTGATCAGATACAGAATACGTAATTGTCGTAAATTTGGTGTTTGTTGCGTACAAAgagtttttttcataaatgtacgtttttttgaggttttttttgagGAACGTATTCTGGcgatggaaaataaatatttttgttactgtGTGCAATAATACTAGTAAGGTTGCTGGCCAACCTATAACAATGTCCATCAGCAAAAATAGCGCGCATGTACACGGGCgtgttacaaatatttttattagcgaATGTCAAGGTATATGGACCACGATTGGCCTAAACGCTTCCCATCACCAGCAAATAAGACGGAGATGGCAGATATCTCACGGTCTATATCAACGTTTCTCGACAAactcaggttttttttaaaaccttacattttttaaggGTCATACCATCTAGATACCGGTTTGCGTTATCTACACCGGTATGGAAAAGGATCTCAACTTGACTCAATCAGGGACGGGACGGTCAGGCATGGTAGAGGTCAAAGTCTAGTCCCTAAAACTGTATTTAACGTTAATATTCCAGCTCATTTTAATTGCCCCTGgtgcttttattacttttaaccaTTTATCTGGAGCAGAACCGGTGAAAATGCCCTTTCACGTTCAACTTTTAATATAACGAGAAAACCCAGTGTCATGAATATCATGCGCTAAAAGGGCCGaggtggccctgcataatgtataacgTATTTTCGATAGCTGCCAAGTATTCTCCCTCGTTAACTTTCCATTACCCAGGG comes from Spea bombifrons isolate aSpeBom1 chromosome 11, aSpeBom1.2.pri, whole genome shotgun sequence and encodes:
- the SLC35G1 gene encoding solute carrier family 35 member G1 gives rise to the protein MGCEDRENSEEDPELGDLGELSRTPETEERGFTRKTWWDGENEQPGDHEELDNPFTPDCPQSSGNQGRICCPHLHCAPLIVTDDQTGKKECKCPGLGIFYTILSALFFSSSSLLVKKIEDLHSVEISAIRCIFQMLFVLPGLIYFKIGFLGPKDQRIYLFLRGFLGSSAMILLYYAVQSMPLADATVITFSSPAFTCIFACIFLKEKCTVWDIIFMGFTITGVILIARPPFLFGERIGGFEDDYSNHLKGTIAAVASAVGAALTLVVLRKMGKSVHYLLSIWYYAVIGLIECVIALFALGEWSLPSCGVDRWLLVCIGMLGLGGQIFLVKALQIEKAGPVSIMRTMDVVFAFIFQALFLNRNPTLWTIGGALCVVASTAGTAIIKWYKSVKKAKQSEL